The proteins below are encoded in one region of Micromonospora sp. DSM 45708:
- a CDS encoding DUF1800 domain-containing protein, translating into MTEREAVAHLLRRATFGPTAEEVDAAERAGFAATLDRLLAPEGADRGATATPTPALGADPAAQPRKDASREQRQQVNRKRREQVTALTGWWLERMIAAEHQAEEKLVFFWHGHWATSVQKVRSAPLMLRQLETLRRHGRGPLGPLVDAMLRDPALILWLDGQKNSRRSPNENLARESMELFTLGIGSGYTEADVKEGARALTGWTVDRSTGVARFEPRRHDPGPKTILGQQAAFDTGSYAKLLAGRPEAARFVAGRLWFRYAGTHAPAPADLAGPDTVGTLRRIFTAPAFAQTRDTLVKQPVEWLVGAARQLGVRPSALPEQGRRRILAGLNALDQVPLRPPSVGGWPAGAAWLTTSSLQARTRVADLLAQAAAPAVLARLDAAPAAGRADALARLLVVDAWSDRTRAALTPLAGQPRKLLTAGLVSPEYAVS; encoded by the coding sequence ATGACGGAACGGGAAGCGGTGGCGCACCTGCTGCGCCGGGCGACCTTCGGGCCGACCGCGGAGGAGGTGGACGCCGCCGAGCGGGCCGGGTTCGCCGCGACGCTCGACCGGTTGCTCGCCCCCGAGGGCGCGGACCGGGGCGCGACCGCGACGCCCACCCCCGCGCTGGGCGCCGATCCCGCCGCGCAGCCACGCAAGGACGCCAGCCGGGAGCAGCGCCAGCAGGTCAACCGCAAACGCCGGGAGCAGGTCACCGCGCTCACCGGCTGGTGGCTGGAGCGGATGATCGCCGCCGAGCATCAGGCCGAGGAGAAGCTGGTCTTCTTCTGGCACGGGCACTGGGCGACAAGCGTGCAGAAGGTCCGCTCCGCCCCGCTGATGCTGCGCCAACTGGAGACCCTGCGCCGCCACGGCCGGGGGCCGCTCGGGCCGCTGGTCGACGCGATGCTGCGAGACCCGGCGCTGATCCTGTGGCTCGACGGACAGAAGAACAGCCGCCGGTCGCCGAACGAGAACCTGGCGCGGGAGTCCATGGAGCTGTTCACCCTCGGCATCGGCAGCGGCTACACCGAGGCCGACGTCAAGGAGGGGGCCCGGGCACTGACCGGCTGGACGGTGGACCGGTCCACCGGCGTCGCCCGCTTCGAGCCCCGCCGGCACGACCCCGGTCCGAAGACCATCCTCGGCCAGCAGGCTGCCTTCGACACCGGCTCGTACGCGAAGCTGCTCGCCGGACGTCCCGAAGCCGCGCGGTTCGTCGCGGGCCGGCTCTGGTTCCGTTACGCCGGGACGCACGCTCCCGCGCCGGCCGACCTCGCCGGCCCGGACACGGTCGGCACGCTGCGGCGGATCTTCACCGCCCCGGCCTTCGCGCAGACCCGCGACACGCTGGTCAAGCAGCCCGTCGAGTGGCTGGTCGGCGCGGCCCGACAGCTCGGCGTACGGCCGTCCGCGCTGCCCGAGCAGGGCCGGCGGCGCATTCTGGCCGGGCTGAACGCGCTGGACCAGGTGCCGCTGCGCCCGCCGAGCGTCGGCGGCTGGCCGGCCGGCGCCGCCTGGCTCACCACCTCGTCGTTGCAGGCCAGGACGCGGGTGGCGGACCTGCTGGCGCAGGCAGCCGCGCCGGCCGTGCTGGCCCGGCTGGACGCCGCGCCGGCCGCCGGTCGCGCCGACGCGCTGGCCCGGCTGCTGGTCGTCGACGCGTGGAGCGACCGCACCCGCGCGGCCCTCACGCCGCTCGCCGGGCAGCCGCGGAAGCTGCTGACGGCCGGCCTGGTCAGCCCCGAGTACGCGGTCAGTTGA
- a CDS encoding DUF1501 domain-containing protein yields MPYADPAYRDARPELAHPAEDVLKLDDQFGLNPALAGLHRAYGTGQLAVVRGVGYPKPDRSHFRSMDIWHTAQPDRPGTTGWLGRWLDRAGADPRLAVSFESALPPLLAGERGAGASVPVGERQMAAGLPASTLAALGAAAPGESPARARAAACFTDLRSVDEMIRTVREAPDDDGQDDDGESTPATATGGARASLDAQLDLVARCVEAGVSTRVFSVSLGGFDTHADEKQLQQVLLGMLDTALSRFHTRMAGSEAGRKVVTAVYSEFGRRVAANGSDGTDHGTASNMLLLGAPVSGGLYGEPPSLTDLDDGDLKFHTDFRDVYATLLTDVLDTDPGAVLAGWKGRLTGVL; encoded by the coding sequence ATCCCGTACGCCGATCCGGCCTATCGTGACGCGCGACCCGAGCTGGCCCACCCGGCGGAGGACGTGTTGAAGCTGGACGACCAGTTCGGCCTGAACCCGGCGTTGGCCGGCCTGCACCGGGCGTACGGCACCGGCCAGCTCGCGGTGGTCCGCGGGGTGGGCTACCCGAAGCCGGACCGCAGCCACTTCCGGTCGATGGACATCTGGCACACCGCGCAGCCGGACCGGCCCGGTACCACCGGCTGGCTCGGCCGCTGGCTGGACCGCGCCGGCGCCGACCCCCGGCTGGCCGTCTCGTTCGAGTCGGCGCTGCCCCCGTTGCTCGCCGGCGAGCGCGGCGCGGGCGCCTCGGTGCCGGTGGGCGAGCGGCAGATGGCCGCCGGGCTGCCCGCGTCGACGCTGGCCGCGCTGGGCGCCGCCGCGCCGGGGGAATCCCCGGCCCGGGCCCGCGCGGCGGCATGTTTCACGGATCTGCGCTCCGTCGACGAGATGATCCGCACGGTCCGCGAGGCACCGGACGACGACGGCCAGGACGACGACGGCGAGAGCACCCCGGCCACCGCCACCGGCGGCGCCCGAGCCTCGCTGGACGCGCAGCTCGACCTGGTCGCGCGGTGCGTCGAGGCCGGCGTGTCGACCCGGGTCTTCTCCGTCTCCCTCGGCGGGTTCGACACGCACGCCGACGAGAAGCAACTCCAGCAGGTGCTGCTCGGAATGCTGGACACGGCACTGAGCCGCTTCCACACCCGGATGGCGGGCTCCGAAGCCGGCCGCAAGGTGGTCACGGCGGTCTACTCGGAGTTCGGCCGTCGGGTCGCCGCCAACGGCTCGGACGGCACCGACCACGGCACCGCCTCGAACATGCTGCTGCTCGGCGCGCCGGTGAGCGGCGGTCTGTACGGCGAGCCGCCCAGCCTCACCGACCTCGACGACGGTGACCTGAAGTTCCACACCGACTTCCGTGACGTCTACGCGACGCTGCTCACCGACGTCCTCGACACCGACCCGGGCGCGGTCCTCGCCGGGTGGAAGGGCCGGCTCACCGGCGTGCTCTGA
- a CDS encoding cellulose-binding domain-containing protein, producing the protein MASSRSGVRLAVALTATLAATAGAALVVTGAQAAPAGCRVDYRVTSQWSGGFGADVTVTNLGDPVNGWTLVWSYPAGQTVSQAWNASVSQSGSRVTATNAAYNGSLGTGAAASFGFNGAFTGSNPAPTSFTLNGTTCTGTPSTPTPTTPAPTPTSGPTTPPPTSGWSPPTNLVGPLNQVWQHVEQTYNNGNPLGFRNYGWDQLFANRGAINYCVRWDSSATVTAAQRDQVQAALARQYKKWMNVMAGHNGFPYSDVPVKVVGWAVRDRNQLQWSDNSVDIYVNNIRENAPQCSEPCGRYFNQNGQYPNCPGGATHHYDHSLWLTDGFGGGAGGDWGQRVGREYFMGNLGSDNIRILLHETGHTYGLDDFYDWDPLPGQGFIMKAGSATTITEFDIWMLRDWWRHLKSRYGY; encoded by the coding sequence ATGGCTTCATCGAGAAGCGGCGTACGGCTGGCGGTCGCCCTGACCGCCACGCTGGCCGCCACCGCCGGCGCGGCCCTCGTGGTCACCGGAGCGCAGGCCGCCCCGGCCGGTTGCCGCGTCGACTACCGGGTGACCAGCCAGTGGTCGGGCGGCTTCGGCGCCGACGTGACGGTCACCAACCTCGGCGACCCGGTCAACGGCTGGACGCTTGTCTGGTCCTACCCGGCCGGGCAGACGGTCTCGCAGGCGTGGAACGCGAGCGTCAGCCAGAGCGGCAGCCGGGTGACCGCGACGAACGCCGCCTACAACGGGTCCCTGGGCACCGGCGCCGCGGCGTCGTTCGGCTTCAACGGCGCCTTCACCGGGTCCAACCCGGCGCCCACCTCGTTCACCCTGAACGGCACGACGTGCACCGGTACGCCGAGCACCCCGACCCCGACCACGCCGGCACCCACCCCCACCTCCGGCCCCACCACGCCACCCCCCACCTCCGGCTGGAGCCCGCCGACGAACCTGGTCGGCCCGCTCAACCAGGTGTGGCAGCACGTGGAGCAGACCTACAACAACGGCAACCCGCTCGGCTTCCGCAACTACGGGTGGGACCAGCTCTTCGCGAACCGGGGCGCGATCAACTACTGCGTCCGGTGGGACTCGTCGGCCACCGTGACGGCCGCCCAACGCGACCAGGTCCAGGCCGCCCTGGCCCGCCAGTACAAGAAGTGGATGAACGTGATGGCCGGCCACAACGGCTTCCCCTACAGCGACGTGCCGGTGAAGGTGGTCGGCTGGGCGGTGCGGGACCGCAACCAGTTGCAGTGGTCGGACAACTCGGTCGACATCTACGTCAACAACATCCGGGAGAACGCGCCGCAGTGCAGCGAGCCGTGCGGCCGGTACTTCAACCAGAACGGCCAGTACCCGAACTGTCCGGGTGGCGCCACCCACCACTACGACCACTCGCTCTGGCTGACCGACGGATTCGGCGGCGGTGCCGGCGGCGACTGGGGTCAACGCGTCGGTCGCGAGTACTTCATGGGCAACCTCGGCAGCGACAACATCCGCATCCTGCTGCACGAGACCGGCCACACCTACGGCCTCGACGACTTCTACGACTGGGATCCGCTGCCGGGCCAGGGCTTCATCATGAAGGCCGGCAGCGCCACCACGATCACCGAGTTCGACATCTGGATGCTGCGCGACTGGTGGCGGCACCTCAAGAGCCGATACGGCTACTGA
- a CDS encoding LacI family DNA-binding transcriptional regulator — MGRRRSQSVTLMDVAKLAGVSVATASKALNAREQVAPATRRRVQQAAEQLSFQPNGLARGLISGRSHTVGLLTETLGERFAFPVLSGVENALGNERMCVLLCDARGDVIRRQHHIRTLLSRQVDGFVILGDSNDIRPSLRRDLPVPAVYVYGESDDPEDLSLLADDEGGGRLAAEHLVSLGRRRIAHITGPQTYRAARDRVVGLEAVLREAGLPLVGGGPRYGDWSQRWGRQAAAMVINTSPDTDAIFCGNDQIATGAIEALRDLGRRTPQDVAIVGYDNWEVFATDCRPPLTTVDLNLEQLGAAAVRYLFAALDGNPARGVVRHPGRLVVRDSTGPAGDLGAVVAPTGWRSTPG; from the coding sequence GTGGGTAGACGACGTTCGCAGTCGGTGACACTGATGGATGTGGCGAAGCTGGCCGGAGTGTCGGTCGCCACCGCGTCGAAGGCGCTCAACGCCCGGGAGCAGGTCGCCCCGGCCACCCGCCGACGGGTGCAGCAGGCCGCCGAGCAGCTCTCGTTCCAGCCCAACGGGCTGGCTCGCGGGCTGATCTCCGGACGCTCCCACACCGTCGGGCTGCTCACCGAGACGCTCGGCGAACGCTTCGCCTTCCCGGTCCTCAGCGGAGTCGAGAACGCACTGGGCAACGAGCGGATGTGCGTGCTGCTGTGCGACGCCCGCGGCGACGTCATCCGCCGCCAGCACCACATCCGTACGCTGCTCTCCCGGCAGGTCGACGGATTCGTGATCCTGGGCGACTCCAACGACATCCGGCCGTCGCTCCGCCGCGACCTGCCGGTGCCGGCGGTCTACGTCTACGGCGAGTCGGACGACCCGGAGGATCTCTCCCTCCTGGCCGACGACGAAGGCGGTGGGCGGCTCGCCGCCGAGCACCTCGTCTCGCTGGGCCGCCGCCGCATCGCGCACATCACCGGTCCGCAGACCTACCGGGCCGCTCGGGACCGGGTGGTCGGCCTGGAAGCGGTGCTGCGCGAGGCGGGCCTGCCGCTGGTCGGTGGCGGGCCCCGCTACGGCGACTGGTCGCAGCGCTGGGGGCGGCAGGCAGCGGCCATGGTCATCAACACCTCGCCGGACACCGACGCCATCTTCTGCGGCAACGACCAGATCGCGACCGGCGCGATCGAGGCCCTGCGCGACCTCGGCCGGCGTACGCCCCAGGACGTGGCCATCGTCGGGTACGACAACTGGGAGGTCTTCGCCACCGACTGCCGGCCGCCGCTGACCACCGTGGACCTCAACCTCGAACAGCTCGGCGCCGCGGCGGTCAGGTACCTCTTCGCCGCCCTGGACGGCAATCCCGCACGAGGCGTCGTCCGGCACCCCGGACGCCTGGTCGTGCGCGACTCCACCGGCCCGGCGGGTGACCTCGGCGCGGTCGTCGCTCCCACCGGGTGGCGTTCCACGCCTGGGTGA
- a CDS encoding ABC transporter substrate-binding protein produces the protein MLAAVTSAVLVLGAGACGGDRGDDQGLAQAGATGTDDGSELTLWTRAPLEKQAKLLVEAYNAGHRNKVELTVVPNDDYVAKVGAAAGSGNLPDLFAADIVYVPNWVSQGLFRDLTTNIDGLAFKDAVNKGHLAAGTRDGREHVLPFVLDLSMLFWNKKLFTEAGLDPEKAPASLAEYATAARAVQAIGVRGAHPTDRGPKSFRYPARRVRPGRAAGGRREPILEILFKIRSSGIVGTPRWPSPGPAPKGFRWVDDVRSR, from the coding sequence ATGCTGGCCGCGGTCACGTCGGCGGTGCTGGTGCTCGGCGCGGGGGCGTGCGGCGGCGACCGCGGCGACGACCAGGGGCTGGCCCAGGCCGGCGCGACCGGAACCGACGACGGCAGCGAGCTGACCCTGTGGACCCGGGCACCGCTGGAGAAACAGGCGAAACTCCTGGTCGAGGCGTACAACGCCGGCCACCGGAACAAGGTCGAACTGACCGTCGTCCCCAACGACGACTATGTCGCCAAGGTGGGCGCGGCGGCCGGCTCCGGCAACCTTCCGGACCTGTTCGCCGCAGACATCGTGTACGTGCCGAACTGGGTGAGCCAGGGCCTGTTCCGGGATCTGACCACCAACATCGACGGCCTCGCTTTCAAGGACGCCGTCAACAAGGGCCACCTCGCCGCCGGTACCCGTGACGGCAGGGAGCACGTGCTGCCGTTCGTGCTCGACCTGTCGATGCTGTTCTGGAACAAGAAGCTGTTCACCGAGGCCGGCCTCGATCCGGAGAAGGCACCGGCCAGCCTCGCCGAGTACGCCACGGCCGCCAGGGCCGTCCAGGCGATCGGTGTGCGCGGCGCACATCCGACTGACCGAGGGCCGAAAAGTTTTCGGTACCCGGCCCGGCGGGTCCGCCCCGGGCGGGCCGCTGGGGGGCGGCGCGAACCGATTCTCGAAATCCTTTTCAAAATCCGGTCATCCGGTATAGTCGGTACGCCTCGATGGCCCAGCCCCGGTCCGGCCCCGAAGGGATTCCGGTGGGTAGACGACGTTCGCAGTCGGTGA
- a CDS encoding ROK family transcriptional regulator — MSGPATSKPHTSSKSVVLDAIRAAGTISRVGLIKATGFTAPTISTLVRKLINEGLVVETGHAKSTGGKRRVLLQLDHTSRYAVGVHLDHGVITYALTNLGGTVVARISRPGAGADEPAAVVARIATAIAALIDGVGVERARVLGVGLVFPGPVGPARGIGGPPDAGLAPVMRQWTGFPLGAALERVTALPVVLDNDSTAAALGEHWTGGFGAATSAAALYMGTGIGAGLVIGGVTYRGPSGNVGELGHVCVSADGPRCWCGARGCVEALAGPAAVVAAARSDPAAARAVGLTASAGRPSVIADFAAISRAARRGEPHALVLLERSARQVGVAARTLANLMDLEVLVLTGPSLAAAGSVYLPIVRHELRASFSRGTHTVDVRLSRSAATASAVGAAALVLESELVPVGHGPRPLEQVADERARLTESAS; from the coding sequence GTGAGCGGACCAGCAACGAGCAAGCCGCATACGAGCAGCAAGTCAGTCGTTCTCGACGCGATCCGGGCGGCCGGGACGATCAGTCGGGTCGGCCTGATCAAGGCCACCGGTTTCACCGCGCCGACGATCTCCACCCTCGTCCGCAAGCTCATCAACGAGGGCCTGGTGGTCGAGACCGGGCACGCCAAGTCGACCGGGGGCAAGCGACGGGTGCTGCTCCAGCTCGACCACACGTCCCGGTACGCCGTCGGCGTGCACCTGGACCACGGCGTCATCACGTACGCGCTGACCAACCTCGGCGGAACGGTGGTAGCCCGGATCTCCCGGCCGGGCGCCGGCGCGGACGAGCCGGCGGCCGTCGTGGCGCGGATCGCCACCGCGATAGCCGCGCTGATCGACGGCGTCGGGGTGGAGCGGGCCCGGGTCCTCGGCGTCGGTCTGGTCTTCCCCGGCCCGGTCGGCCCGGCCCGGGGCATCGGTGGTCCGCCGGACGCGGGGCTCGCCCCCGTGATGCGGCAGTGGACCGGCTTCCCGCTGGGCGCCGCGCTGGAGCGGGTCACGGCGCTGCCGGTGGTGCTGGACAACGATTCGACGGCGGCGGCGCTCGGTGAGCACTGGACGGGCGGATTCGGCGCCGCGACGTCGGCCGCCGCGCTCTACATGGGCACCGGCATCGGCGCCGGCCTGGTCATCGGCGGCGTCACCTACCGGGGTCCGAGCGGCAACGTCGGCGAGCTCGGACACGTGTGCGTGTCCGCCGACGGTCCCCGTTGCTGGTGCGGGGCCCGCGGGTGCGTGGAGGCGCTGGCCGGGCCGGCCGCGGTGGTCGCCGCCGCCCGATCGGACCCGGCCGCGGCCCGGGCGGTGGGTCTCACCGCGAGCGCCGGACGACCGTCGGTGATCGCCGACTTCGCCGCGATCAGTCGCGCCGCCCGCCGGGGCGAACCGCACGCACTGGTGCTGCTGGAGCGGTCGGCCCGGCAGGTGGGCGTGGCCGCCCGGACGCTGGCGAACCTCATGGACCTCGAGGTGCTCGTGCTCACCGGGCCGAGTCTGGCCGCCGCCGGCTCGGTCTACCTCCCGATCGTCCGGCACGAACTGCGCGCGTCCTTCTCCCGTGGCACGCACACCGTCGACGTACGGCTCTCCCGGTCCGCCGCCACGGCATCGGCCGTCGGAGCCGCCGCACTGGTCCTCGAATCCGAGCTGGTCCCGGTGGGTCACGGCCCACGCCCACTCGAGCAGGTGGCCGACGAGCGGGCACGGCTCACCGAATCGGCCAGTTGA
- a CDS encoding LacI family DNA-binding transcriptional regulator, which yields MDDAWGTSAVGLVLARPPRLLGTEPFFMEFIAGIEERLAAHGRSVLLHVVADQAAEIAAYRRWARQRLVDAVVLVNPSVDDGRPAVLRELRLPVVVTGEPTRGALAVRRDDVGSMRAALAHLVDLGHRRIARISGPGALLHTRARTAAMLAASADAAVEAVVVEGDYSEEAGAKLTAELLAGVEPPTAIIYDNDLMAVAGLHAIKESGRRVPGDVSLIAWDDSSLCRLASPALTTMSLDVHTFGELVGESVLRLVNGEPVPERWCATETVVARETTAAPSGLHRSA from the coding sequence ATGGACGATGCGTGGGGGACGAGCGCGGTGGGCCTGGTGCTCGCCCGGCCGCCCCGCCTGCTCGGCACCGAGCCGTTCTTCATGGAGTTCATCGCGGGCATCGAGGAGCGGCTCGCCGCTCACGGGCGGTCGGTGCTGCTGCACGTCGTCGCCGACCAGGCGGCCGAGATCGCCGCGTACCGCCGGTGGGCGCGGCAGCGGCTGGTCGACGCGGTCGTGCTGGTGAACCCGTCGGTCGACGACGGGCGGCCCGCGGTGCTGCGGGAGCTTCGCCTGCCCGTCGTGGTGACGGGCGAGCCGACCCGGGGGGCCCTGGCGGTGCGCCGGGACGACGTCGGATCGATGCGGGCGGCACTGGCGCACCTGGTCGATCTCGGGCATCGCCGGATCGCCCGGATCAGCGGCCCGGGTGCGCTCCTGCACACCCGGGCCCGCACGGCCGCCATGCTGGCGGCCTCGGCCGACGCCGCCGTCGAGGCCGTCGTCGTGGAGGGCGACTACTCGGAGGAGGCCGGGGCCAAGCTCACCGCCGAGCTGCTGGCCGGGGTCGAGCCGCCCACCGCGATCATCTACGACAACGACCTGATGGCGGTCGCCGGCCTGCACGCGATCAAGGAGTCGGGCCGCCGGGTTCCCGGCGACGTCAGCCTGATCGCCTGGGACGACTCCAGCCTCTGCCGTCTGGCCTCCCCCGCACTCACCACCATGAGCCTCGATGTGCACACGTTCGGCGAGCTGGTCGGCGAGTCCGTGCTGCGGCTGGTCAACGGCGAGCCGGTGCCGGAACGGTGGTGCGCGACCGAGACCGTGGTCGCCCGGGAGACGACGGCCGCGCCGAGTGGATTACATCGATCAGCTTGA